CGGGTAAACGAGTTAAAATATTCTGATGTAATATTTTGGCTGTGGGTTACCCGCCCGGAGCCGCCTCCGAACAAGAAACCCTCACCCAAGGTTTTCCCATGACGCTACGCATCATCACGACCGGCGGCACCATCGACAAGGTCTATTTCGACGCCAAGAGCAGCTACGAAATCGGCGATCCGATGGTCACCGACATCCTCGACGAGGGCCTGGCAACCGTGCTGCACACGGTACAGTCCATCCTGAAGAAGGACAGCCTCGAGCTGACCGACGAAGACCGCCAGCTCATCTACGATGCCGTGCTGGCCGCGCCCGAGCGGCACATCGTCATCACCCACGGCACCGACACCATGCCTATCACCGCGCTCAAGCTGAAGAGCATCGTCGACAAGACGATCGTGCTCACGGGGGCGATGGCCCCGGCGCGCTTTCGCCGCACCGATGCGATCTTCAACATCGGCTGCGCCGTGGCTGCGGCCCAGGCCTTGCCGGCCGGCGTCTACATCACCATGAATGGGCGCTTGTTCGAGGCCGGCAAGGTGCGCAAGAACCTCGATCTGGGGCGTTTCGAAGCGACCGAGTGAGCCCGCTGGCGGCCGCCAACGATTGGCCCGGCCCGGCATGCAGCGGTATTGGTCGCCATATCGGCCATGGCGCCTGTCGCCATGGCAAAGCGGCCAGCAGGATGAGGTCGGGCGTGCTTTACTTTGAGTGTGTGGCGAAATGCCGCCCATCTGCTGTTGAAGGAGTGGAATTTGTCTTGCGAGCTATGTGATCAAGCCGGCGGCCCATTGTTGTGGCAGGGTGATAGGGCACGGGTGGTGCTGGTCGACGATGCCGATTATCCGGGCTTCTGTCGTGTCATCTGGCAGGCCCATGTCAAGGAAATGACCGACCTGCCGGAGGCGGACCAGCTCCATCTGATGCGACTCGTGTTCGCGGTGGAAGCTGTGCTGCGCACCGTGTTGCAGCCTGAGAAGATCAATCTTGCCAGCCTTGGCAACATGACCCCCCATCTGCACTGGCACGTCATCCCGCGTTTCCGCGACGACCGCCATTTTCCGAGCCCCGTATGGGCTGCCGCTGCGCGTGAACAATCCGCGCAGGCCTTGCCCGACGGCTGGCAGGTGCGACTGCGCGAGTCGCTGTCGGCCTGTCTCGATGCACTGGGCTGATGTCCCTGGCCATGGAATGACCGATACCAATGGATGACCTGTTGAACCTCCCCGCTCTGAACGACACGTTGACCCCCGATTTCGTCGATCAGCGCAGCTGCAGGCAGTGGCTGGCGCTGCTGCCGATGATCAATGTGCCGCAGGCCCACATGGAGTTGCTCGAGGCGCTGGACAAGCTCAACCAGTCGAGCATCGTGCCGCTGGACCGGCTCAAGACCATGGAAATGCTGCGCGACACCGTGGCCTTCCTCACCGATGCGAACGCCAAGCGCTATGTCGGCCGCGCCTTGCCGCTGACCACGGTCGAGCGTGACATCTGGTCGGGCAACGTCAAGCTCTGGCTGGCCTTTGCCTGCAGCTACAAGCACTGCCTTAAGGCCGCACTCGATGGCGACGCCGGCGTGCAGGAATTCATCGCGCTGGCCAACCACCGCTGCCTGCGCTACGTCGGCCTGGCCATCCGCGAACACCTGATGGCATATCAGGAAGTGCCGCTGTCGCTATGGCGCGAGCTACACAATATGTATCGCATCGCCGAGCGCGGCCACGCCCTGCGCGGCGTGAAGGATAGCCTCAACAGCCAGGCGCCTGCGTCGAGCTGCGCCGCCGCCTATGTACAGGCGCTGCTGCTCGATACCGTCAAGCCGTCCGGTAGCTCGGTCAAGCAGATCATCTGGCTCGACCGCCTGCTCGATCGCTGGGCCAATTACGTGACGGTGCATACCGAGTTACCCGCGACGAGCCTGACCCGCATCGTGGTCGACCTGGAGGGTGGCGGCATACAGCATCGCGATGTCGGGAACTCGCCGCGGCTGCGTTATCTCGATACCAGCCAGCTGGCGAAGAGCCTGAGCAAGCGCATCAAGCTGCTGCGCATGGGCGAGACCCCGGTGCAGCTGGGGCTGGGCGAGGAGTTCACGGCCGACGTGTGCGAGCCGCTGCTCGTCACCTGCTTCCAGCAATGGTGCAAGGGCGGGGATGAGCGCAGCTATCAGCGGCGCAAGGCGACAGCGATCGTCGACATCGCGCTCGGCATGGCAGCGATCCACTACTTCCTGAGCGGCGAGGTGTTCGACCAGCCCAGCAAGCCCAATGAGGTCAGGGGGCAATCGCTCGAGGCCTTCCAGATCTTCGGCCATGCCGGCGAGCACTCGGTCAGGACCGTCGCCACCGGTGTGGGCTTCGTCGCCGAGCGCTGGGATGTCTACGACCAGAGCGCGCTGGGCTATGGCCTGTGCAAGAGGGTGGGCGAGGGCGAGCGCCTGAGCCATAACCAGCTGCTCGGCATCCGTGCCGAGGAGGGGGGCGATTACCTGCTCGGCATGACACGCTGGATTCAGCAGATGGAGGATGGCCGGCTGCTCGTCGGGGTGCGCATGCTGCCGGGCATTCCACGCGCTGTAGCGGTCCGGGCGACGGGTTTGAGCCCGACCGGCAACAACCTGTTCGTCGCATCGCTGCTGTTGCCCGGCGTTGCCGCGCTGCGCTCCGACATGAGCCTGCTGCTGCCCCCGAGCTGGTTCCGCGCCGGGCGCATCATCGAGGTCATGCATGACGGTAAATCGCGTCGTGTGCGCATGACGCAGCTCATCGAGCGCGGTCCGGATTTCGAACGTATCGCCTTCGAGGCGATCGCGCAGAACGCAAACGGCTAGCAACGAGACGGGAACATGCCAAAAGCCATCCAGATATATCAAACCGGCGGGCCGGACGTCATGCAATGGCTCGATGTCGAGGTCGGCGAGCCGGGGCCGGGTGAGGTGAGGGTGCGCCATCACGCGGTCGGCTTGAACTTCATCGATGTTTATTTCCGCACCGGGCTGTATGCCACGCCGCTGCCAACCGGCCTGGGCAAAGAGGCTGCCGGCGTGATCGAGGCTGTCGGCGAGGGTGTGACGGCACTGCGCCCGGGGGACCACGTGGCCTATGCAGGTGGCCCTCTGGGTGCCTATAGCGAGGCGCGCGTCATGCCAGCCGAGTTTGTGGTCAGACTGCCCGACGCGATCGGCTTCGAGACGGCCGCGGCGATGATGCTGCAAGGGTTGACCGCGCAATACCTGCTGCGGCGCACCTATCGGGTGCAGCCCGGCGACACCATCCTGATCCACGCCGCGGCGGGCGGCGTGGGCCTGATCGTCTGCCAGTGGGCAAAGGCGCTCGGCGCGACAGTGATCGGCACCGTCGGGTCGGACGACAAGGCCGCCCTGGCCCGTGCCCACGGTTGCGACCATGCCATCGTCTATACGCGCGAAAACTTCACCGAACTCGTGCGCGAGCTGACCGGCGGCGAGGGCGTGGCGGTGGTCTACGATTCCATCGGCCGCGATACTTTCATGGGCTCGCTCGACTGCCTGCGACCGCTCGGCATGATGGTCAGCTTCGGCAATGCCTCGGGCCCGGTGGAGCCGATCTCGCCGCTGCTGTTGTCGCAGAAGGGCTCGTTGTTCCTCACGCGCCCGACACTGTTTGCCTACATCGCCAAGCGCCACGATCTGGAGGCGATGGCACAGGAGCTATTCGACGTGGTGGCGAGCGGCCAGGTGAAGATCGCGATCAATCAGCGCTATGCCTTGCGGGACGTGGCGCAGGCACATAGCGACCTCGAAGCGCGCAAGACTACCGGCTCAACCGTGCTGCTGCCGTGAGGCGGGCGGGCACCGCCATGTTGGCAGCGCGCCAGGCCTGCCCCGGTGCTATCCAGGGCGTATGAACGCGCCGTCGCCACATTGACCGATTGAGAGTACGGCGGACATGCGTGCGATTCACACTGGCACGTGATGGGCCTGCTCGAACACCGGTAGCCGCCGCTGCCCGCTATGCGGAACAAAATCCGCGTGGCAGCGTGCCAGCCGCCGCCGACGCGCCGGACCCACCGGCCGCTGCGCTATGCTGTCATCTGTCGCGATGCCATCCTGGCTTCGCGGAAAAATGGCGGTGCGGCCCATGATGCCGGCACCCGACGGAGGATGCCGCATGGCCCACACCCCACCCAACGGCGCACAGGCGCTGGTCGAGTCCCTGCTGATCCACGGCGCCGATACCGGCTTCTGCGTGCCCGGCGAGAGTTATCTCGCGGTGCTCGACGCGCTCTATGACGTGCGCGAGCGCTTCAAGCTCGTCGTCTGCCGCCAGGAGGGCGGCGCGGCCTATATGGCCGATGCCTATGGCAAGCTCACCGGCAAGCCCGGCATCGCCTTCGTTACGCGCGGCCCCGGCGCGACCAATGCCAGCGTCGGTGTGCACACGGCGTTTCAGGACTCGAGCCCGATGATCCTGTTCATCGGCCAGGTCGCGCGCGAGGCGCTCGAGCGCGAGGCCTTCCAGGAGATCGACTACCGCCGCATGTTCGGCCAGATGGCCAAGTGGGTGGCGCAGATCGACGATGCGCGACGCATCCCCGAATTCGTCTCGCACGCCTTCCATATCGCCACCAGCGGCCGGCCCGGGCCGGTAGTGCTGGCCCTGCCCGAAGACATGCTGCACGATGCCTGCGAGGTCGCGCCGCCACAGCCCTATCGCCGCATCGCCGCAGCACCGCGCCCGCAGGACATGGCCGAGCTGCAGGCCATGCTGGAGGCGGCCGAGCGGCCGTTGATGATACTCGGCGGGCGCGGTTGGACGCATGATGCCTGCGCCGACATGCGCCGTTTCGCTGAAAACTGGCGGCTGCCGGTCGCCTGCGCCTTCCGCTATCAGGACCTGTTCGATAGCGAGCATGCGCAATACGTCGGCGACGTGGGCCTGGGCATCAACCCCAGACTCAAGGCCCGCATCCAGCAGGCCGACCTGGTGCTGGCCGTGGGCCCACGCCTGGGCGAATCGACGACGAGTGGCTACGAGCTGTTCGACATCCCGCGGCCGCAGCAGAAACTGGTTCATGTCCATGCCGGGGTGGAGGAGCTGGGGCGCGTCTACGCCGCCGACCTGCCGATCAACGCGGGCTACCCTGAATTCGCCCTGCAGGCCGCGTCCCTATTGCCTGGCGCGGCACCGCGCTGGGCGGGCCTCACCGACGAGGCGCGGCAGCAATACCTGAGCTGGAGCGAGCCGACCGCCACGCCGGGTGCGGTGCAGATGGGCGAGATCATGCGCTGGCTGTGCGCGCGCCTGCCGGCGGATGCCATTGTCACCAATGGCGCCGGCAACTACGCGATCTGGCTGCATCGCTTTTTCCGCTACCGCCAGTTCGCCACCCAGCTCGCGCCTACCAGCGGCTCGATGGGCTATGGCGTGCCCGCGGCCGTGGCGGCCAAGATCGTCACCCCGGCGCGGATGGTCGTGTCGTTCTCGGGCGACGGCTGCTTCCTCATGAATGGCCAGGAGCTGGGCACTGCCGTGAAATACAACGCCGCCGTGGTGTTCATCGTGGTCAACAACGGCATGTACGGCACCATCCGCATGCACCAGGAGCGCAACTACCCCGAGCGCGTGATCGCCACCGAGCTGGCCAACCCGGATTTCGCCGCGCTGGCGCGGGCCTATGGCGCGCACGGCGAGGTTGTCGAGGCTACCGCCGACTTCGCGCCGGCCTTCGAGCGCGCCGTGACGGCAGGCCGGCCGGCACTGATCGAGCTGCGGGTGGACCCGGAGGCGATCACGCCGGCCACCACCATCACGCAGCTGCGGCAGGCGGCGCAGCGCTGAGGTCTGGCGCGGCGATGTGTTGACGCGCGGTCGGCAACGCGAAGCCGCATGAGAGACGGGGCCAGCTGGCCCCGTTTTTTTCCACCCTATGCGGCGCGGGCCGCCCAGAGCGCTGCGCCAGCCATGAGGCCGGCGCCAGCCCCGGCAACGACGTCGATCAGTTTGTGACGTTGCAATACCAGGCGCGACCAGGCCACCAGGCCGACGAACAGCAATCCGCCGATGAACCATGGCCGTGTCTCCCACAGCAGGGCCGTGCCGAGCGCGGCGAATGCCGTGTGGTGCGATAGCTTGAGCCAGCTGCTGAGCAGGCTGGCGAGCGCGATGATGGCGGCGGAGACGGCAAGGCCGAGGCTCAGATCGCTCGGGCCGGTAAGGCCGAAGGC
This sequence is a window from Chitinivorax sp. PXF-14. Protein-coding genes within it:
- a CDS encoding asparaginase domain-containing protein, producing the protein MTLRIITTGGTIDKVYFDAKSSYEIGDPMVTDILDEGLATVLHTVQSILKKDSLELTDEDRQLIYDAVLAAPERHIVITHGTDTMPITALKLKSIVDKTIVLTGAMAPARFRRTDAIFNIGCAVAAAQALPAGVYITMNGRLFEAGKVRKNLDLGRFEATE
- a CDS encoding HIT family protein — translated: MLWQGDRARVVLVDDADYPGFCRVIWQAHVKEMTDLPEADQLHLMRLVFAVEAVLRTVLQPEKINLASLGNMTPHLHWHVIPRFRDDRHFPSPVWAAAAREQSAQALPDGWQVRLRESLSACLDALG
- a CDS encoding quinone oxidoreductase, whose product is MPKAIQIYQTGGPDVMQWLDVEVGEPGPGEVRVRHHAVGLNFIDVYFRTGLYATPLPTGLGKEAAGVIEAVGEGVTALRPGDHVAYAGGPLGAYSEARVMPAEFVVRLPDAIGFETAAAMMLQGLTAQYLLRRTYRVQPGDTILIHAAAGGVGLIVCQWAKALGATVIGTVGSDDKAALARAHGCDHAIVYTRENFTELVRELTGGEGVAVVYDSIGRDTFMGSLDCLRPLGMMVSFGNASGPVEPISPLLLSQKGSLFLTRPTLFAYIAKRHDLEAMAQELFDVVASGQVKIAINQRYALRDVAQAHSDLEARKTTGSTVLLP
- a CDS encoding thiamine pyrophosphate-binding protein, which codes for MAHTPPNGAQALVESLLIHGADTGFCVPGESYLAVLDALYDVRERFKLVVCRQEGGAAYMADAYGKLTGKPGIAFVTRGPGATNASVGVHTAFQDSSPMILFIGQVAREALEREAFQEIDYRRMFGQMAKWVAQIDDARRIPEFVSHAFHIATSGRPGPVVLALPEDMLHDACEVAPPQPYRRIAAAPRPQDMAELQAMLEAAERPLMILGGRGWTHDACADMRRFAENWRLPVACAFRYQDLFDSEHAQYVGDVGLGINPRLKARIQQADLVLAVGPRLGESTTSGYELFDIPRPQQKLVHVHAGVEELGRVYAADLPINAGYPEFALQAASLLPGAAPRWAGLTDEARQQYLSWSEPTATPGAVQMGEIMRWLCARLPADAIVTNGAGNYAIWLHRFFRYRQFATQLAPTSGSMGYGVPAAVAAKIVTPARMVVSFSGDGCFLMNGQELGTAVKYNAAVVFIVVNNGMYGTIRMHQERNYPERVIATELANPDFAALARAYGAHGEVVEATADFAPAFERAVTAGRPALIELRVDPEAITPATTITQLRQAAQR